Proteins from a single region of Pirellulaceae bacterium:
- a CDS encoding glucuronate isomerase, translated as MSLELRKRIYQELSSFEFIDPHTHINACQPASTSLADILGYHYYTELAHSAGMRREAIEEPDLDPKEKVARLVANLDPIQNTIQYSWFVEMAQVFFDFKDELITSENWETLYDTASELMSQPDWSVQVLRKSQLKGVFLTNDFDDPLEGFDPRIYIPCLRTDDLVFHVGNPQVRDRLVKSTGQEGASAESMRAAVAQLFRRFNAKQARACAISLPPWFAPEPVSDAAADSALAEVGAKNLAASDDAKRTASNFVFWTLAEHCREFSLPFDLMIGVNRGVYASGVFQGQDLYDSRVSLIQYQSLFNAFPEVTFPVSVLASVTNQELASYAWIFPNVVTNGHWWYSNTPAFIEHDAAARLEAVPQTKQIGYYSDMYKLEFALPKFNMYKRILAKILAERYVIDRQWSETRAIELGTTVLRDNTDRIF; from the coding sequence ATGTCGTTGGAGCTTCGCAAACGTATCTACCAGGAATTGAGTTCATTCGAATTCATCGACCCTCACACGCATATTAATGCCTGCCAGCCTGCGTCGACGTCCCTCGCAGACATTCTGGGGTATCACTACTACACCGAACTGGCCCATTCGGCGGGGATGCGGCGAGAGGCGATCGAAGAACCGGACTTAGATCCAAAAGAAAAAGTAGCGCGTCTCGTCGCGAACCTGGACCCGATTCAGAACACGATTCAGTACAGCTGGTTCGTGGAAATGGCCCAGGTGTTTTTCGACTTTAAGGACGAGTTGATTACGTCGGAAAACTGGGAGACACTCTACGACACAGCGAGCGAACTGATGAGTCAGCCAGACTGGTCCGTTCAAGTTTTGCGGAAGAGCCAGTTAAAAGGCGTGTTTCTCACCAACGATTTTGATGATCCCTTGGAGGGATTCGATCCCAGGATTTATATCCCTTGCTTACGAACAGATGATTTAGTTTTTCATGTAGGAAATCCGCAAGTGCGTGACCGGTTGGTCAAGTCTACAGGGCAGGAAGGGGCAAGTGCCGAATCGATGCGGGCAGCTGTTGCCCAATTGTTTCGGCGCTTCAACGCGAAGCAAGCGCGTGCCTGCGCTATTTCATTGCCGCCTTGGTTTGCACCAGAGCCTGTCTCAGACGCTGCAGCAGACAGTGCACTCGCTGAAGTCGGTGCGAAGAACCTGGCCGCCAGTGATGATGCCAAACGGACGGCTTCGAATTTTGTCTTCTGGACACTCGCGGAGCATTGTCGGGAGTTCAGCCTACCGTTCGATTTAATGATTGGCGTGAACCGAGGTGTTTATGCGTCTGGTGTTTTCCAAGGACAGGATTTGTATGACAGCCGAGTCTCTTTGATTCAATATCAAAGCCTTTTCAATGCGTTTCCCGAGGTCACCTTTCCAGTTTCGGTGCTTGCGAGTGTTACCAATCAGGAGTTGGCCAGCTATGCCTGGATTTTTCCCAATGTGGTTACCAATGGCCACTGGTGGTATTCGAATACCCCAGCTTTTATCGAACATGACGCGGCCGCCCGGCTGGAAGCGGTGCCACAAACTAAGCAGATCGGTTATTACAGTGACATGTACAAGCTGGAATTTGCCTTGCCAAAGTTCAATATGTACAAGCGGATTCTGGCGAAGATTCTCGCCGAGCGTTATGTAATCGATCGACAATGGTCTGAGACGCGGGCCATCGAATTGGGCACAACCGTCTTGCGTGACAATACCGATCGCATTTTTTGA